In Hyla sarda isolate aHylSar1 unplaced genomic scaffold, aHylSar1.hap1 scaffold_706, whole genome shotgun sequence, a single genomic region encodes these proteins:
- the LOC130344227 gene encoding IgGFc-binding protein-like, with protein sequence MTVPDVTSFCTSFQTLVLEDFSNEAIVVAKTTDLESITVNKASLRDVRWNKIQGTEYSWGEFPLTSSSSQHVVESSKSPFSLSVFGISNLNAFGEGATCLGGSSRPSCSQVTCRKKEVCKIDHGKATCQGTGEATCWAWGDPHYHTFDGKNYDFQGTCSYIMSKTCDPDLPFFNIETMNENRGSSLVSYLKSINIQVYNYNITGIRSEFGVVRVNNQLVQLPLNLNNNKLILLQSGTSLILKTDFKLKVIYDWNILLKITVPSTYYGSVCGLCGNYNDNPKDDLSKDGETLTPIAYGQVWKVKETSETNCHDDCNGECVTCTNDKKKLYGKNQYCGILTQSNGPFKACRDKVDSIYKDNCVYDMCLNNGYKQILCQTLKTYSDACAREGIQVEDWRNITDCPMDCPDNSTYNPCGSACPATCLDPNAPSTCTEPCLEVCECDPGFVMIEGECQPKKNCGCFYKGRSISPGDSFWDDPDCSRKCFCNPITRKVECNNTKCSNGEKCLVIDGIQDCYPTKYKTCSASGDPHYVTFDDFHYDFQGSCQYLLSGLCMKRNDLSDFEVTVLNQNQGSLLVSYTTAVTFKIFGIEIQIRREFPATVLVDGIKSNIPLKWKTKLGNIDIFQSGRQCIVQTNIGIRVTFDWEARVGVTLPSTYSGSVCGLCGNYNGNPMDDLKDRDGNLQPDLPLFGHSWRKGQNADQCIIPKEINCTGLLHLEQEQKKTLQECGMVLDTKGPFRDCHSKINPESYFKDCVYDMCAYGKRQDLICRLLTGYVAACQDAGAVIYNWRSDFVCPMSCPLNSRYNVCVSRCPSTCLSLSLSTKCDNLCREGCDCQAGYVLSGTECVPLSQCGCLYNSQYFKPGDIFYPENTCENKCTCNNGGTVTCAPTSCGPYEKCSIVKGVQSCNPVGKAVCSSIGRTTFNTFDNFGYDFNGNCSYVLSETCLTEGSQLTPYVIRIRNIDGSVSTSKKVILEVYNYTVTFLQGNENKILVNDIIRNLPFELEGSSLRADYEGGGLILKTNFGLIVTVDNAVHITIPATYHKQTCGLCGNYNDDIKDDLSPYDDDAESFADSWKEPEEFCATNKICTGVNQTCPDCPRSLRKMLSGENFCGILSSPSGPFSPCHATIDSKVYRTSCVNTLCTKTGELCTILQGYAKLCQDAGIAIKPWRTPSFCPYTCSQENSHYEQCADVCSTSCSSLYDLTICPTTCSEGCQCDTGYFFQNGLCVTPDLCDRCILNSTFYRVNQTIISEDCSQSCTCTSQHVMVCELHSCASDEICTVLDGQVQCINKDPCKSVTCRNKEHCETNDGNVPVCVPDYTKSCTVWGDPHFTTFDGYNFDFHGTCTYILAAYVGSDATLEYFRIEERNDNRGNPSSSSVRLINIFAYNFNMSMLKDELGQVRLNGEILNLPLINDKFTIAQSGPSAVLKTAFGLRVEYDYDSHVEITIPSTYHATIGGLCGNFNGNSRDDKVSPDNKQMTVITKWAMSWKVSDGDDFCWDICHGNCAECNETLKTLYEGEEYCGLLESDDGPFKDCYDTVRPGVFFNNCIKDVCSHDGLGLCQAFEAYVTACRKEGVLIQDWRNITGCNMNCPQNSHYQFCGTACQATCLDKTSPDRCTEPCRETCQCNEGFVFSAGQCIDVTTCGCVYKDLYYKPNQEFWLDDKCSVHCKCDPILGMVVCKENKCQDTERCMLRGGVRDCYPVSYSTCISTGDPHYTTFDGRKYDFMGTCTYQLTGLCPSVNPNLTPFQVKVQNDRRASKTVSYTKSLTLEVYNQTITLTREYPHRVLVNGVAKFLPWSLESNRIKAFMRGEHAFIRTDFEITINYNWENYGRVMVPNTYAEVLCGLCGNFNQDPSDDLTPKGTEEDSNKFEEKYRVGEETECKAGCVVECPDCSTDDTLKYSDKKYCGIIKMPDGPFSQCFDVIDPTSYFTDCLYDSCLSGGQYSAICGALARYVSECQEKGVSIDNWRKYTICEPICPPNSHYEICGPGCHATCSNLNSASDCQKFCTEGCYCDSGFVLSGDTCVPFSECGCDYNGTYYQRGQTFFWDKQCNEQCQCTDNGLVECQAASCNSNEECNIVNGAIGCHSKTTKTCLMTGNRHFATFDGLNYNLQHSCSYTLTEVCEDLKLENFSIVARSGGFERDNIVGTQSLQVNVHGYEIIIDREAQWTVKVNEESRILPLILGKGNVEIHQEGSSIVLQTDFEVVVRYDTINSVHITVPSAYKGAMCGLCGDFNGHFDDDLRLPSGQITATAEEFGTAWSTNGHCYCKDNCNGCEDMRTAIFSRDKACGLLLKEDGPFSDCYGLVNVTSYFNQCLFDMCASDGQAKILCQSLQAYVTVCQASGAKIQSWRSSNFCSLECPLNSHYELCTHTCDVSCSAVSAPASCTEECSEGCQCDDGYLFDANRCVSMENCGCFHKGRYYNLGDSVVSTDCLQQCTCYNGGIVECIQFNCSDAEYCGLQEGKQGCFNKRGTCSLSGSGSLVSFDNLAGSVVPDNTFDFATVCHDAESWFRIVVITQSCAARDKFDVSAVHVYFSEFSVALRPDGKAWLNGRTVSLPLMSGAVTIESTQGGFLIKRGEDFEFTMGESGDLTLNVHQKFLGSLCGACGNFNRKKSDDLQTLGGKSLPNFSEFIISLTAQDFTGCDSGK encoded by the exons atgactgtcccagaTGTGACATCATTTTGCACTTCATTCCAAACACTGGTCCTGGAGGATTTTAGTAATGAAGCAATTGTTGTCGCTAAGACAACTGACCTTGAAAGCATAACTGTGAACAAAGCTTCTCTGCGGGACGTCAGGTGGAACAAAATTCAAGGAACTGAATATTCTTGGGGGGAGTTTCCACTGACATCTAGCTCCAGCCAACACGTGGTTGAAAGCAGCAAAAGTCCCTTTAGTCTGAGTGTTTTTGGGATCTCCAACTTAAATGCATTCGGAGAGGGTGCTACTTGTCTTGGTG GCTCCTCCCGACCATCATGCAGCCAAGTCACCTGCAGGAAGAAAGAAGTCTGTAAAATCGATCATGGTAAAGCCACCTGCCAGGGAACAGGAGAAGCCACGTGCTGGGCATGGGGAGACCCCCATTACCACACATTTGATGGGAAGAACTATGATTTCCAGGGTACATGCTCTTACATCATGTCCAAAACCTGTGATCCTGACCTTCCTTTCTTTAATATTGAGACCATGAATGAAAATCGAGGTTCATCTCTTGTATCGTACCTCAAATCCATCAACATCCAGGTCTACAATTATAATATCACAGGCATCAGGTCGGAATTTGGAGTAGTGAGG GTAAATAATCAGCTGGTTCAGCTTCCTCTTAACTTGAATAACAATAAGCTGATATTATTGCAAAGTGGAACTTCCTTAATTCTCAAGACAGATTTTAAGCTCAAAGTCATTTACGACTGGAACATTCTCCTGAAAATTACTGTTCCTAGCACTTATTATGGCTCTGTTTGTGGTCTTTGTGGAAATTACAATGATAACCCAAAGGATGACCTTTCCAAAGATGGAGAGACTTTAACCCCAATAGCCTATGGCCAAGTTTGGAAGGTGAAAGAGACCAGCGAAACAAACTGCCATGATGACTGTAATGGAGAATGTGTGACCTGCACTAATGACAAGAAGAAACTCTATGGTAAAAACCAGTACTGTGGCATTCTCACCCAGAGTAATGGGCCATTTAAAGCTTGCCGCGACAAAGTTGATTCCATATACAAGGACAACTGTGTATACGATATGTGCCTCAATAATGGATACAAACAGATCTTGTGCCAGACATTAAAGACCTACAGTGATGCATGCGCCAGGGAAGGCATACAAGTTGAAGACTGGAGAAATATAACCGATTGCC CTATGGATTGTCCTGATAACAGCACATATAACCCATGTGGAAGTGCTTGCCCAGCTACATGTCTGGACCCAAATGCTCCGTCCACATGCACAGAACCTTGTCTCGAAGTCTGTGAGTGTGATCCAGGATTCGTGATGATTGAAGGAGAATGTCAACCAAAGAAAAACTGCGGCTGCTTCTACAAAGGTCGTTCCATCAGTCCAGGTGACTCATTTTGGGACGATCCcgactgcagcagaaaatgtttTTGTAATCCAATTACTCGCAAAGTCGAATGCAACAATACTAAGTGTTCAAATGGAGAAAAGTGTTTGGTCATTGATGGAATCCAAGATTGTTATCCGACCAAATACAAAACTTGCTCGGCTTCAGGAGATCCTCACTATGTTACCTTTGATGACTTCCATTACGACTTCCAGGGATCATGCCAGTACCTGCTGTCAGGGCTTTGTATGAAGAGAAATGATTTATCTGACTTTGAGGTCACTGTACTCAATCAGAATCAGGGAAGTCTCCTTGTCTCTTATACCACTGCTGTCACCTTCAAGATATTTGGAATAGAGATTCAAATCCGCAGAGAATTCCCAGCAACAGTTTTG GTGGATGGAATAAAGTCTAACATTCCATTGAAATGGAAAACAAAGCTTGGTAATATTGACATCTTTCAGTCTGGGAGACAATGTATTGTTCAGACGAATATTGGAATCCGGGTGACATTTGACTGGGAGGCGCGAGTCGGTGTGACGCTTCCCTCAACATACTCTGGATCCGTGTGTGGCCTGTGTGGAAACTATAATGGTAATCCTATGGATGACCTGAAAGATCGCGATGGTAATCTTCAGCCTGATCTTCCTTTGTTTGGTCACAGCTGGAGAAAAGGTCAAAATGCCGACCAATGCATAATTCCCAAGGAAATTAACTGCACTGGTCTTCTACACCTGGAACAAGAGCAGAAGAAGACCCTGCAAGAGTGTGGCATGGTGCTTGACACAAAGGGTCCTTTCAGAGATTGCCATTCTAAAATTAATCCTGAATCTTACTTTAAAGACTGTGTTTATGACATGTGTGCATATGGTAAAAGGCAAGATCTCATCTGTAGACTACTGACCGGTTATGTTGCTGCATGTCAGGATGCTGGGGCTGTCATCTATAACTGGAGGTCGGACTTTGTCTGTC CCATGTCGTGCCCACTGAACAGCAGATACAATGTGTGTGTCAGCAGATGTCCTTCCACCTGCCTCTCTTTGTCATTGTCCACAAAATGTGACAACTTATGCAGGGAAGGCTGTGACTGTCAGGCGGGCTATGTTCTCAGTGGTACTGAGTGTGTTCCCTTGTCCCAATGTGGATGtctctacaactcccaatatttcAAGCCAGGGGACATTTTCTATCCAGAAAACACTTGTGAAAACAAATGTACCTGCAACAATGGAGGGACTGTGACCTGCGCGCCCACTTCGTGTGGTCCCTATGAAAAATGTAGCATTGTTAAGGGGGTGCAAAGTTGCAATCCTGTGGGAAAAGCTGTGTGTTCATCCATTGGGAGAACAACCTTCAATACATTTGATAATTTTGGATATGATTTCAATGGAAACTGCTCTTACGTACTATCAGAGACCTGCCTGACTGAAGGGTCACAGCTGACTCCTTATGTTATTAGGATCAGGAACATAGACGGCTCAGTTTCCACAAGCAAGAAAGTCATACTTGAAGTCTACAACTATACTGTCACTTTTTTACAAGGAAATGAAAACAAAATTTTG GTAAATGATATCATTCGAAATCTCCCATTTGAGCTGGAAGGCAGTAGCCTCAGGGCTGACTATGAGGGTGGAGGACTCATCCTTAAAACCAACTTTGGCTTAATCGTCACTGTAGACAATGCTGTTCATATAACCATACCCGCGACCTATCACAAGCAGACATGTGGTCTGTGTGGAAACTACAATGATGACATCAAAGACGATCTTAGTCCATATGATGACGATGCTGAATCATTTGCGGATTCTTGGAAGGAACCAGAAGAATTCTGTGCTACAAATAAAATTTGCACAGGTGTGAACCAAACATGCCCTGACTGTCCCCGATCATTACGCAAGATGCTTTCTGGGGAAAATTTCTGTGGAATTCTGTCTTCTCCAAGTGGGCCTTTCTCACCGTGTCATGCCACAATTGACTCTAAAGTCTACCGGACAAGCTGTGTAAATACACTATGCACAAAGACTGGAGAACTTTGTACAATTCTTCAAGGCTATGCAAAACTTTGTCAGGACGCGGGTATAGCTATTAAACCATGGAGGACACCAAGCTTTTGTC CATACACCTGCTCCCAGGAGAACAGTCATTATGAGCAGTGTGCCGATGTTTGCTCCACCAGCTGCTCTTCCCTCTATGATCTTACCATCTGCCCCACAACCTGCTCAGAGGGCTGCCAGTGTGACACGGGCTACTTCTTCCAAAATGGTCTCTGTGTGACCCCAGACTTGTGTGACCGATGCATCTTAAACTCCACATTTTACAGG GTCAATCAAACCATCATCTCAGAAGACTGCAGCCAGTCCTGTACTTGTACTtcccaacatgtgatggtctgTGAGCTACACAGCTGTGCTTCTGATGAAATCTGTACAGTCCTAGATGGACAAGTCCAATGTATTAATAAAG atCCTTGTAAGTCAGTTACATGCAGAAACAAAGAGCACTGTGAGACCAATGATGGTAATGTTCCAGTTTGTGTTCCTGACTATACAAAATCGTGCACTGTATGGGGAGATCCTCACTTTACAACCTTTGATGGATACAACTTTGACTTCCATGGCACTTGCACATATATCTTGGCTGCATATGTTGGTTCTGATGCAACCTTGGAGTATTTCCGTATTGAAGAAAGGAATGACAACAGAGGAAATCCGTCATCCTCTTCCGTCAGACTGATCAATATCTTTGCATACAACTTCAACATGTCTATGTTGAAAGATGAACTTGGACAAGTTCGA ctAAACGGTgaaattctgaatcttcctctTATTAATGACAAATTCACCATTGCTCAAAGTGGACCATCCGCAGTCCTGAAGACGGCCTTTGGCCTTAGGGTTGAATATGATTATGACTCGCATGTGGAAATCACCATCCCCAGTACCTATCATGCCACCATTGGAGGTCTCTGTGGAAACTTCAATGGCAACTCTCGAGATGACAAAGTATCTCCTGACAACAAACAAATGACAGTGATAACCAAGTGGGCAATGTCATGGAAAGTATCTGATGGAGATGATTTCTGCTGGGACATTTGTCATGGAAACTGTGCTGAATGCAACGAAACTCTAAAGACCCTCTATGAAGGAGAAGagtactgtggccttcttgagtCTGACGATGGGCCTTTCAAAGATTGCTATGACACAGTCCGCCCTGGAGTATTCTTTAACAACTGTATTAAAGATGTTTGTAGTCACGATGGCCTTGGCCTGTGTCAGGCTTTTGAAGCCTATGTTACTGCATGTAGAAAAGAAGGAGTACTCATCCAGGACTGGAGAAACATCACAGGATGCA ATATGAATTGCCCACAGAACAGTCACTATCAATTTTGTGGCACTGCCTGCCAGGCCACTTGCTTAGACAAAACCTCTCCAGACAGATGCACAGAACCATGCCGGGAGACATGCCAATGCAATGAGGGATTTGTTTTTAGTGCTGGACAGTGTATTGATGTCACCACCTGTGGTTGTGTTTATAAGGATCTTTATTACAAGCCAAACCAAGAGTTCTGGCTTGATGATAAGTGCAGTGTTCATTGTAAGTGTGACCCCATTCTTGGAATGGTAGTGTGCAAAGAGAACAAATGCCAAGACACGGAAAGATGTATGCTGAGAGGTGGGGTCCGGGACTGTTATCCAGTAAGTTACTCCACATGCATAAGCACAGGAGATCCCCACTATACAACATTTGATGGAAGGAAGTATGACTTCATGGGGACATGTACCTACCAGCTGACTGGATTGTGCCCTTCTGTGAATCCAAACCTCACCCCTTTTCAAGTCAAAGTTCAAAATGATAGAAGGGCAAGCAAAACTGTTTCCTACACGAAGTCGCTGACCCTGGAAGTGTACAATCAAACCATCACATTGACCAGGGAATATCCACATAGAGTTTTG GTTAATGGAGTGGCCAAATTTCTCCCTTGGTCCCTGGAATCCAACAGAATCAAAGCGTTTATGAGAGGAGAACATGCTTTTATCAGAACTGATTTTGAGATAACCATCAATTACAACTGGGAAAATTATGGCCGAGTCATGGTGCCCAACACTTATGCTGAAGTCCTCTGTGGTTTATGTGGGAACTTCAATCAGGATCCTAGTGATGACTTGACCCCGAAAGGCACCGAAGAAGATTCAAATAAGTTTGAAGAAAAGTATAGGGTCGGGGAAGAAACAGAATGTAAAGCCGGGTGTGTGGTAGAGTGCCCAGACTGCAGTACAGATGATACACTTAAGTACTCTGATAAAAAGTATTGTGGCATTATCAAGATGCCGGACGGACCTTTTAGTCAATGCTTTGATGTCATCGACCCTACATCATATTTTACTGACTGCCTATATGATAGCTGTCTATCTGGAGGTCAGTATTCAGCCATATGTGGAGCCCTTGCTCGGTATGTCTCTGAATGTCAAGAAAAGGGAGTCTCCATTGACAACTGGAGAAAATATACTATATGTG AGCCGATCTGCCCTCCGAATAGTCATTATGAGATCTGCGGACCCGGATGTCATGCAACATGTTCAAACCTGAactctgcctctgactgccagaAGTTCTGCACGGAGGGGTGCTATTGTGACAGTGGCTTCGTGCTCAGTGGAGATACATGTGTTCCCTTTTCTGAATGTGGCTGTGACTACAATGGTACTTATTATCAGAGAGGTCAGACCTTTTTTTGGGACAAACAATGCAATGAGCAGTGCCAATGTACAGATAATGGATTGGTGGAATGTCAGGCAGCATCCTGTAACTCCAATGAAGAATGTAATATAGTCAATGGAGCCATTGGTTGTCATTCTAAGACTACAAAAACTTGCCTGATGACTGGGAACCGACACTTTGCTACGTTTGATGGCCTAAACTACAACCTTCAGCACTCATGCTCCTACACCTTGACTGAGGTTTGCGAAGACTTAAAACTTGAGAACTTTTCTATAGTGGCCCGGAGTGGAGGTTTTGAAAGAGACAACATAGTAGGGACACAATCATTGCAAGTGAATGTGCATGGGTATGAGATTATCATTGATCGGGAGGCACAGTGGACAGTGAAG GTCAATGAGGAAAGCCGCATCTTACCTCTCATTCTGGGAAAGGGTAATGTTGAAATTCATCAAGAAGGGTCCAGTATTGTCCTCCAGACTGATTTTGAGGTGGTTGTTCGCTACGATACTATAAACTCTGTTCACATCACAGTTCCTTCTGCCTACAAAGGTGCAATGTGTGGCCTGTGTGGTGACTTTAATGGTCACTTTGATGATGACTTACGTCTACCCTCTGGCCAGATAACTGCTACTGCTGAGGAATTTGGGACAGCTTGGAGCACAAATGGGCACTGTTACTGTAAAGATAACTGCAATGGTTGTGAAGACATGAGGACAGCGATATTCAGCAGAGACAAGGCTTGTGGGTTGTTGCTGAAGGAAGATGGACCATTTTCTGACTGTTATGGACTAGTCAACGTGACCAGCTATTTTAACCAATGTTTGTTTGATATGTGTGCAAGTGATGGTCAAGCAAAGATCCTATGTCAAAGCCTTCAAGCTTATGTTACAGTTTGCCAGGCATCGGGGGCCAAAATACAGTCTTGGAGGTCATCCAATTTCTGCA GTTTGGAGTGTCCACTGAACAGTCATTATGAGTTGTGCACTCACACTTGTGATGTTTCGTGTTCTGCTGTCTCCGCACCAGCTTCTTGCACTGAGGAATGCTCGGAGGGTTGTCAGTGTGATGACGGATACCTTTTTGATGCAAATCGTTGTGTGTCCATGGAAAACTGTGGATGCTTTCACAAAGGAAGATACTATAAT CTTGGAGATTCGGTTGTGTCCACTGACTGTCTTCAGCAATGCACGTGTTATAATGGTGGCATTGTTGAGTGCATTCAGTTTAACTGTTCAGATGCTGAGTACTGTGGTCTTCAGGAAGGAAAACAAGGATGCTTTAACAAACGTGGCACATGTTCATTAAGTGGTAGCGGCAGCCTGGTGTCATTTGACAATTTAGCTGGGTCTGTGGTCCCTGACAACACCTTTGACTTCGCCACTGTCTGCCATGATGCCGAGAGTTGGTTCCGAATTGTTGTCATTACGCAGAGTTGTGCGGCCCGTGATAAGTTTGATGTCTCCGCAGTCCATGTCTACTTCTCTGAATTCTCGGTGGCTCTGCGTCCTGATGGAAAGGCTTGG